Part of the Pseudodesulfovibrio hydrargyri genome is shown below.
CGTCGTCCGTGGCCTGGGTGGAGATGCCGAAGCGCAGGGCATCCAGAAACGGCCTGACCCAGGGCTCGCGGCTTTCCGGCTCCAGGACGATGATGTCCAGTCGTTCGAAGTCGGGCCGGGACAGGGCCGTGGTCAGGGCATCCCGGTGCGGCCGCGAGCGGGCGAAGGCCCCATACACGGCCGCGTGCAGGATGATCCTGCGGCCCGCGGCGAACAGGGCCGGGGTGTCGAGTTGATCGATGCCGACGACGAGCTTCATGGTCTGCGCACCTCCTCGAATTCCTCGGGCGTGAAGCCCAGTTTGCACAACCGGCGGGGCGAAAGCAGCCGCTCCACGGCCTCCCTGGAGGCGATGCCCGTCGCCTCGATCCGGGCGGCCACGGTCTCGCCCCTGTCGTCCGCCTCCTTGACGATCCGCTCCACGGCCCCGTAGCCCAGCGCCGGAACAAGGACCGTGGCCAGGGCCATGCTTTGCTCGACGTGGTTGCGGCACTGTTCGGGCCGGGGTTTGATGCCGTCCACACAGCCCCAGGCCAGCCCCCGGCAGGCGGCGGTCAGCAGACTCAGCGACTCGAGCAGGGAGTGGGCGATGAGCGGCAGCAGGTGGTTGAGTTCGAGCTGGCCCAGTCCTGCGGCCATGGTCACCACCTGGTCGTTGCCCATGACCCGCAGGGCGACCTGGGTCACGGCCTCGGGCATGACCGGGTTGATCTTGCCAGCCATGATCGACGAGCCCGCCTGGAGCGGGGGGAGAACGATTTCGCCCAGCCCGGCGGCCGGGCCGCTGGAAAGCAGGCGCAGGTCCGAGGCGATCTTGAGCAGGTTGGCCGCGCATGCCTTGAGCATGCCCGAGACCTCGACGAAGACGTCCGCGTTCTGGGTGACGTCCACCAGGTTCTCGGCCCGGGACACGGGCAAGCCGGTCACCTCGGCCAGGTTGCCGGCCACGGCCAGGACGTAGTCGCGCGGCGCGCCAAGCCCGGTGCCGACGGCCGTACCGCCGAGGTTGACCCGCTTTATGCGTTCCCGGCACTTGAAGATGCGCCAGCGGTCGCGGGCCACGGCCTCGGCAAAGGCCCCGAAGGTCATGCCCAGCGTCATGGGCACCGCGTCCATGAGTTCGGTCCGGCCCACCTTGACCACGTCGCGGAACTCGGCCTCCTTGCGCTGGAGGCCCGCCTGGAGGTCCGAGACGGCCTCCTCCAGCCCGGCCAGCATCGCCAGCACGGCCACGCGCAGGGCCGTCGGGTACACGTCGTTGGTGGACTGGTGCATGTTCACGTGGCGCAGGGGATCGACCAATTCCCGGTCGCCCCGCTCGCCGCCGAGGAGTTCGGCGGCCCTCGCCGCGATGACCTCGTTGAAGTTCATGTTGGTCGAGGTCCCTGCGCCGCCCTGGAAGGCGTCGACCACGATCTGGTCGTGGAGTCCGCCTTCTGCAATCTCGGAGCAGGCCTCGACGATGGCCGGTCCGCGCTCCCCGGACAGGTATCCGAGGAGCGCGTTGGTTCTGGCGCATGCCTGTTTGACCCGGGCGAAGGCCCGAATAAAGGCCGGAGGGAGGCGGTATCCGGAGAAGGGG
Proteins encoded:
- a CDS encoding aspartate ammonia-lyase is translated as MPKNRPEGTRIERDGLGSMSIPADVYWGVHTSRAVRNFPFSGYRLPPAFIRAFARVKQACARTNALLGYLSGERGPAIVEACSEIAEGGLHDQIVVDAFQGGAGTSTNMNFNEVIAARAAELLGGERGDRELVDPLRHVNMHQSTNDVYPTALRVAVLAMLAGLEEAVSDLQAGLQRKEAEFRDVVKVGRTELMDAVPMTLGMTFGAFAEAVARDRWRIFKCRERIKRVNLGGTAVGTGLGAPRDYVLAVAGNLAEVTGLPVSRAENLVDVTQNADVFVEVSGMLKACAANLLKIASDLRLLSSGPAAGLGEIVLPPLQAGSSIMAGKINPVMPEAVTQVALRVMGNDQVVTMAAGLGQLELNHLLPLIAHSLLESLSLLTAACRGLAWGCVDGIKPRPEQCRNHVEQSMALATVLVPALGYGAVERIVKEADDRGETVAARIEATGIASREAVERLLSPRRLCKLGFTPEEFEEVRRP